A single Bacillus sp. HMF5848 DNA region contains:
- the odhB gene encoding 2-oxoglutarate dehydrogenase complex dihydrolipoyllysine-residue succinyltransferase: protein MKEIKVPELAESVTEGTIARWLVAEGDSVTEGQQIVELETDKVNLEITSEVTGTIKELLKQEGDNVAVGDVLATAAEDTEQNNSRETKEKKDRTMEQTNNYTNDDRHTEETAYKSENQTNDGETREKQERGQSFRPIASPAARKKARELGIDLTEVKTRDPLGRIRLHDIQESHLTQQQPQQTEKEKEATPELDNDRYEKIKMSRKRQTIAKRLLEAQHQAAMLTTFNEVDLSAIMAIRERKKQGFQEQHDVKLGFMSFFTKAVVSALKKYPYLNAEIQDEEIILKKFYDIGIAVSVDDGLVVPIVRDADKKSFAEIEKDIMSLAQKAKDKKLSLSDLQGGTFSITNGGVFGSLFSTPILNTPQVGILGMHTIQRRPVVVDDEDSIEVRPMMYIALSYDHRIIDGKDAVQFLTTIKSLLEDPEDLFLN, encoded by the coding sequence TTGAAAGAAATTAAAGTACCCGAGCTAGCAGAATCAGTCACAGAAGGAACGATTGCAAGATGGCTTGTGGCAGAGGGAGACAGTGTGACAGAGGGTCAACAAATAGTTGAACTAGAAACAGATAAAGTAAATTTGGAGATTACTAGTGAAGTCACAGGTACAATTAAGGAATTGTTAAAACAAGAAGGGGATAATGTAGCAGTAGGAGATGTATTAGCAACGGCAGCGGAGGATACAGAGCAAAACAACTCACGAGAAACTAAAGAAAAGAAAGACAGAACAATGGAACAGACAAACAACTATACAAATGATGATAGACATACAGAAGAGACTGCCTACAAATCAGAAAATCAAACAAATGATGGAGAAACTAGAGAAAAACAGGAGAGGGGTCAATCTTTTCGTCCAATTGCTTCACCTGCAGCTCGAAAAAAAGCTCGTGAATTAGGCATTGATTTAACAGAAGTTAAAACAAGAGATCCGTTAGGTCGAATTAGATTACATGATATTCAAGAGTCTCATCTAACACAACAACAACCTCAACAAACTGAAAAAGAAAAAGAGGCAACACCAGAGTTAGACAACGACCGGTATGAAAAAATCAAAATGTCTCGTAAGCGACAGACTATAGCAAAAAGATTATTAGAAGCACAACACCAAGCAGCCATGCTTACAACATTTAACGAGGTTGATCTCTCAGCCATCATGGCTATTCGCGAGCGAAAAAAACAAGGATTTCAAGAGCAACATGATGTTAAGCTTGGCTTTATGTCATTCTTTACAAAAGCAGTTGTCTCGGCACTGAAAAAGTATCCATATTTAAATGCTGAAATCCAAGATGAAGAGATTATTTTAAAGAAATTCTACGACATAGGGATTGCTGTTTCAGTTGATGATGGATTAGTCGTACCTATTGTACGTGATGCAGATAAGAAAAGCTTTGCCGAGATTGAAAAAGACATTATGTCCCTGGCGCAAAAAGCGAAAGACAAAAAACTCAGTCTATCTGATTTACAAGGTGGGACTTTTTCCATTACGAATGGTGGCGTATTTGGCTCACTATTCTCGACACCAATTCTCAATACCCCACAAGTTGGTATATTAGGCATGCACACTATTCAAAGAAGGCCAGTTGTAGTAGATGATGAGGATTCAATCGAAGTAAGACCGATGATGTATATAGCCTTATCTTATGATCATCGTATTATTGATGGTAAGGATGCCGTCCAATTTTTAACGACAATCAAATCATTATTAGAAGATCCTGAGGATCTGTTTTTAAACTAA
- a CDS encoding 2-oxoglutarate dehydrogenase E1 component translates to MTKNGDKWRNFHGPNLAYIEELHERFLEDPNSVDQSMRAFFTNKKENKWTSNTDNIAITNIHNVSHTIANTMRLLQSIRTYGHQEASLYPITKQKEQHQSNFELRYFNLTEEELKSVPATMLWENAPHNIENGLQAYEYLKKCYTGKVAYEFSHVFEQEERDWLDQAVEKGTYIVSLSPENKHKLLDTLLKVDAFEQFLQKTFVGQKRFSIEGVDMLVPMLEDAAKLAAKNGYKQVVMGMAHRGRLNVLAHVLQKPYDLILSEFHHSPNKDLIPSEGSRGINFGWTGDVKYHLGANHEMEEGLTLTLAHNPSHLEFVNPVVSGFARAYQDERTSVGYPIQHMSNAMSVVIHGDAAFPGEGVVAETLNLMNLRGYNTGGTIHIIANNLLGFTTDSEDARSTKYASDIAKGFEIPIIHVNADDPEACLSAIKLAFAYKQKFQKDVVIDLIGYRRYGHNEMDDPMATQPLLYEQIAKHDRLADIYSSILMKEKIVTKDSIKDKKEKLEQHLKDTYKQIPKEKQEVKLPESIEKRIATKNTAVSKDVLMKINTNLLTWPKGYTPYPKLEKILQRRNDAFEDGKKIDWALAETLAFATILKDGTPIRLTGQDSERGTFAQRHLVLHDHKTNRTFSPLHHLPEAKASFAIYNSPLSEAAALGFEYGYSVKAPDTLVLWEAQYGDFVNAAQVIIDQFISAGQAKWGQKSKLVMLLPHGFEGQGPEHSSARLERFLTLAAESNWTIANLTSAAQYFHILRRQAALEEKEARPLIILTPKSLLRNAYTACQGNELSDGSFHSVLEDNRTKSEQPEKLKKLIFCSGKIAIDLITKIDEAQTKEFNEVHIIRIEELYPFPEKEMRQLFTKYKNVSSIAWVQEEPKNMGAWPYIQARLKECINKDIPISYIGRPDRSSPATGDPNVHKKEQDQIIDSALDVSKGEEYIERN, encoded by the coding sequence GTGACAAAAAATGGGGACAAATGGCGTAATTTTCACGGGCCGAACTTAGCATATATAGAAGAACTGCATGAGAGGTTTCTAGAAGATCCTAATTCTGTTGATCAGTCAATGCGAGCGTTTTTCACAAATAAAAAGGAAAATAAATGGACATCTAATACAGACAATATCGCTATCACAAATATTCATAACGTTAGTCACACGATTGCAAATACAATGCGTTTATTACAGAGTATTCGAACGTATGGGCATCAAGAGGCCTCCTTATACCCAATTACAAAACAAAAAGAACAACACCAAAGTAATTTCGAGTTGCGTTATTTTAATTTAACAGAAGAAGAGTTAAAAAGTGTACCTGCCACTATGTTGTGGGAGAATGCCCCCCACAACATTGAGAACGGACTGCAAGCATATGAGTACTTAAAAAAGTGTTATACCGGTAAGGTTGCATACGAGTTTAGTCATGTATTCGAACAAGAGGAACGAGATTGGCTTGATCAAGCAGTAGAAAAAGGAACATATATTGTTTCCCTCTCTCCCGAGAATAAGCATAAATTATTGGATACCTTATTAAAAGTTGATGCATTTGAACAATTTTTACAAAAAACATTTGTAGGTCAAAAACGTTTTTCAATAGAAGGTGTTGATATGCTTGTTCCCATGCTAGAAGATGCTGCCAAATTAGCTGCAAAGAATGGTTACAAGCAAGTCGTCATGGGTATGGCACATCGCGGACGATTAAATGTACTAGCACATGTGCTTCAAAAGCCATACGACCTTATTTTGTCAGAATTCCATCACTCTCCCAACAAGGATTTAATTCCATCTGAAGGCTCTAGAGGTATTAATTTTGGATGGACGGGTGATGTAAAATATCATCTTGGTGCAAATCATGAAATGGAGGAAGGTTTGACGCTGACATTAGCACATAATCCTAGTCATCTTGAGTTTGTAAATCCTGTCGTATCAGGTTTTGCTCGCGCCTACCAGGATGAACGCACAAGCGTTGGGTATCCAATTCAACACATGTCAAATGCCATGAGTGTTGTTATCCACGGAGATGCTGCTTTTCCAGGTGAAGGTGTTGTAGCAGAAACGCTAAACCTTATGAACTTAAGAGGGTATAACACAGGAGGTACCATTCACATAATTGCCAATAACTTATTAGGCTTCACAACAGACTCAGAGGATGCAAGGTCAACAAAGTACGCCAGTGATATTGCTAAAGGGTTTGAGATTCCTATTATCCATGTGAACGCAGATGATCCGGAAGCATGCTTGTCAGCTATAAAACTAGCGTTTGCCTACAAGCAAAAGTTCCAAAAAGATGTAGTCATTGATTTGATAGGGTATAGACGATATGGTCATAACGAGATGGATGACCCGATGGCCACACAACCCTTATTGTATGAACAAATAGCAAAACATGATAGGTTAGCAGATATATATAGTTCGATTCTGATGAAAGAAAAAATAGTAACGAAGGACTCTATTAAAGATAAAAAAGAAAAACTAGAACAACACTTAAAAGACACTTATAAACAAATCCCAAAAGAGAAGCAAGAAGTTAAACTTCCTGAGTCAATTGAAAAAAGAATTGCTACTAAAAACACGGCTGTATCTAAAGATGTACTAATGAAGATTAATACTAACTTACTAACATGGCCGAAAGGGTATACTCCTTATCCGAAGCTTGAAAAAATCCTTCAAAGACGCAATGATGCCTTTGAAGATGGTAAAAAAATTGACTGGGCATTAGCAGAAACGTTAGCATTTGCGACAATTTTGAAGGATGGCACTCCTATTCGCCTGACAGGTCAGGATAGTGAGAGAGGGACATTTGCCCAAAGACATCTTGTGTTACATGATCATAAAACAAACCGTACGTTTTCACCATTACATCATCTTCCTGAAGCTAAAGCTTCTTTTGCTATATATAACAGTCCTTTATCAGAAGCAGCCGCCCTTGGGTTTGAATATGGGTATAGCGTAAAAGCACCTGATACACTTGTTTTGTGGGAAGCACAATACGGGGATTTTGTGAATGCAGCTCAAGTTATTATTGACCAATTTATCTCTGCTGGTCAGGCCAAGTGGGGACAAAAATCTAAGCTTGTTATGCTCTTACCACATGGGTTTGAAGGACAGGGGCCTGAACACTCAAGCGCTCGATTAGAACGTTTTTTAACGTTAGCAGCAGAGAGCAATTGGACTATAGCCAATTTAACTAGTGCTGCTCAATATTTTCATATTTTACGTCGACAGGCCGCTTTGGAGGAAAAAGAAGCACGGCCACTTATCATTTTGACACCGAAAAGCTTACTTCGAAATGCCTACACAGCGTGTCAAGGTAATGAGCTTAGCGACGGCTCCTTTCACTCGGTACTAGAAGACAACCGTACTAAGTCAGAGCAACCTGAAAAGTTAAAGAAACTTATTTTCTGCAGCGGTAAAATCGCAATTGATTTAATAACGAAAATAGATGAAGCTCAAACAAAAGAGTTTAACGAAGTTCATATTATTAGAATTGAAGAGCTTTATCCTTTTCCCGAAAAAGAAATGCGCCAACTGTTTACTAAGTATAAAAACGTATCAAGCATAGCCTGGGTACAGGAAGAACCTAAAAATATGGGAGCTTGGCCTTACATTCAAGCGCGTCTAAAAGAATGTATAAATAAGGACATACCTATTTCGTATATTGGAAGACCGGACCGCTCGAGTCCAGCAACAGGAGACCCAAATGTTCATAAAAAAGAACAAGACCAAATTATCGATTCCGCTTTAGATGTATCGAAAGGAGAAGAGTACATTGAAAGAAATTAA
- a CDS encoding DUF6526 family protein, protein MEQNYKKHAMIDPVFHFVLAPLSLISVIIGIVQFVYAIRVGTSTLTAVMLLITGFLFFFAATRIRGYALKLQDRLIRTEENFRYFVLTGKRLDSALSLKQIIALRFASDEEFPALVEEALEKNMTPDEIKRTIKNWRVDYQRV, encoded by the coding sequence ATGGAACAAAATTATAAAAAACATGCAATGATTGACCCTGTTTTTCACTTTGTACTTGCCCCGTTATCACTAATTAGTGTAATTATTGGCATTGTACAGTTTGTCTATGCTATTCGAGTTGGAACTTCCACCTTGACTGCAGTAATGCTTCTAATAACAGGCTTTCTCTTTTTCTTTGCAGCTACAAGAATACGTGGGTATGCTTTAAAACTTCAGGATCGATTAATTCGTACAGAAGAAAACTTTCGTTATTTTGTTTTGACTGGGAAAAGACTGGACAGCGCACTATCTTTAAAACAAATCATTGCTCTACGATTTGCAAGTGATGAAGAGTTTCCTGCACTTGTTGAAGAAGCATTAGAAAAAAACATGACACCTGATGAGATTAAACGTACAATAAAAAATTGGAGAGTAGATTATCAGCGGGTATAA